From the genome of Desulfuromonadales bacterium, one region includes:
- a CDS encoding ABC transporter ATP-binding protein — MVSADGNDKEQKLKTGILSKLVHGFSASIYEEGECQSSYEEPRGVGIRIEALHKSFNGNHVLKDINLEILPGETFSIIGPSGTGKSVLLKHIVKLEKPDSGHIFIDNQDIYETSQDQGRRNFRYSMVFQSSALFNSLSVGENVGLWLREKRVCGESRIRRIIREKLRLVGLEGKEELMTSELSGGMRKRVAIARSLAMNPDLILYDEPTAELDPVTSDELAKVIMNLKKQVNLTTVIVSHDLNFALYLSDRVAMISEGRIVEVGTPAEIKASQNPVVRNFIYTTTKGIKGED, encoded by the coding sequence ATGGTTTCTGCCGATGGCAACGACAAGGAACAGAAGCTCAAGACTGGCATCCTATCCAAACTGGTGCACGGCTTCTCCGCTTCCATTTACGAAGAAGGGGAGTGCCAGTCCAGTTATGAAGAGCCACGCGGAGTGGGCATCCGCATCGAGGCCCTTCATAAATCCTTCAACGGCAACCACGTCCTGAAGGACATCAATCTCGAAATTCTGCCCGGCGAAACCTTTTCCATCATCGGCCCTTCCGGGACCGGCAAGAGCGTTTTGCTTAAACATATCGTTAAACTGGAAAAGCCGGACAGTGGGCATATTTTCATCGACAATCAGGACATCTACGAAACCAGCCAGGACCAGGGTCGCCGGAATTTCCGCTACAGCATGGTGTTCCAGTCCTCGGCTCTCTTCAATTCCTTGTCCGTGGGCGAGAATGTCGGCCTTTGGCTGCGGGAAAAACGGGTGTGCGGTGAGTCGCGTATTCGCCGCATCATTCGGGAAAAACTTCGCCTGGTCGGCTTGGAAGGCAAAGAGGAGTTGATGACTTCCGAGCTTTCGGGCGGGATGCGCAAGAGGGTTGCCATCGCCCGGTCGCTGGCGATGAACCCGGATCTGATTCTCTACGATGAACCGACTGCCGAACTCGATCCGGTCACCTCCGACGAATTAGCCAAAGTCATCATGAACCTGAAAAAGCAGGTCAATCTCACGACTGTCATTGTCAGCCACGATCTTAACTTCGCACTCTATCTTTCGGATCGGGTCGCCATGATCAGCGAAGGCCGGATTGTCGAGGTCGGGACCCCGGCGGAGATCAAGGCCAGCCAGAATCCCGTTGTCCGCAATTTCATCTACACTACGACCAAAGGCATCAAGGGGGAGGACTAA
- a CDS encoding MlaD family protein produces MALSTEKKVGLFFLATIFALAVVIELVEDWRPFETQNDYTAYFEAAVGINPGDSVRLAGVEVGKIKAVGIEDNKVRIDFYVVDGTRIKEDSVAMIRQTNLLGGQFLGLDFGSDQSKALPPGSTVQTREGSNIDQLITNLDRNQERVLGALGDMVEESRGPFVETMTQIDNITRKIDQGEGTLGRIVNDPALYEEVQSAAANLQVILARIERGEGSLGRMLTDSTLYDNAALSLANLSEISTRVKEGKGSVGRLFAEDELYVNASDALANIRDVSAKANNGTGSLGKLVNDDALYEETRATMQRINSIAAKIDDGKGTIGRLINEDDLYRDAKTTLHKVEKAVDGLSDQGPMSALGVVVGTLF; encoded by the coding sequence ATGGCCCTGTCCACGGAAAAAAAGGTGGGACTGTTCTTTCTGGCAACGATCTTCGCGCTGGCGGTGGTGATCGAGCTGGTCGAGGACTGGCGTCCTTTTGAGACCCAAAACGACTACACTGCTTATTTTGAGGCAGCCGTCGGCATCAATCCCGGTGACTCGGTTCGCCTGGCCGGCGTCGAGGTGGGGAAAATCAAGGCCGTTGGCATCGAGGACAATAAGGTCCGCATCGACTTCTACGTTGTGGATGGAACGCGCATCAAGGAAGATTCGGTGGCGATGATTCGGCAAACGAATCTTCTCGGCGGGCAGTTCCTCGGACTCGACTTCGGGTCCGACCAGAGCAAGGCGCTGCCCCCCGGCTCCACCGTGCAGACGCGGGAAGGCTCCAATATCGATCAGCTGATAACCAATCTTGACCGGAATCAGGAAAGGGTTCTTGGCGCTTTGGGCGACATGGTGGAAGAGAGCCGGGGTCCTTTCGTCGAGACGATGACGCAGATCGACAACATCACCCGCAAAATCGACCAGGGAGAGGGGACCTTGGGGCGGATAGTCAATGACCCGGCATTGTACGAGGAGGTGCAGAGCGCAGCTGCCAACCTTCAGGTCATTCTGGCCCGCATCGAGCGTGGTGAGGGGTCATTGGGGCGGATGTTGACCGATTCCACTCTTTACGACAACGCCGCCCTGAGTCTTGCCAACCTGAGTGAAATTTCCACGCGGGTCAAGGAAGGGAAGGGCTCTGTCGGGAGACTCTTTGCCGAGGACGAACTCTACGTCAATGCTTCCGATGCCCTGGCCAATATCCGTGACGTCTCTGCCAAGGCGAACAACGGAACCGGTTCGTTGGGGAAGCTGGTGAATGATGACGCCCTCTATGAAGAAACTCGCGCCACGATGCAGCGGATCAACAGTATTGCCGCCAAGATCGATGATGGCAAGGGGACCATCGGGCGACTGATCAACGAGGACGACCTGTACCGTGACGCAAAAACCACTCTGCATAAAGTCGAAAAAGCCGTGGACGGATTGAGCGACCAGGGACCGATGTCGGCCCTCGGGGTCGTCGTCGGGACCCTGTTCTGA